Below is a window of Mycobacterium dioxanotrophicus DNA.
CTTGATGCCCCAATCCCGCAGTCGTTCGATCAAGTAGTCACCGACGCTCGTCGTCATGCCGCCTCCTGGTCTGTCGCGCTCCGTTCGCCGAGTACCCGCCTGCCTGCAGGAGTAACCGCCGCAACCGCTGGGTAATCCGCAGACATGACTGCTGACGGCGCGGTTGAGACGGTCCTTCCTGACGAGGTCAGAGAAGGCGATGTCATCAGGGATCCGGCAGCCGCCCGGTGGTTCACCGTGAACGAGATCCAGGTGGTTGCCGGCGAGGGCGCCGGCGTGTTCAGCTTCTACGACAAGAGCCCCGACGACGCGGTGACCGTGGCAGGCGACGAGCGGCTGACGCGACGCAGGTCGCCGCCAGGCGTTTGATGCAATCGCCTCCGGGTACGTCAGCGCCATGGCTGAAACACCGTTGCAAGTACTGGGACTGATCTGCACACTCAAACCCGGCCCGGCGGACTCCAGCAGCGCGCTGATGGCTCAGCACGTCATGGATGCGTTCGCGCCGTGGGGTGTCACCTACGGGTTGGAGCGGTGTGCCGATTACCACATCGCTCCGGGTGTCGCGGCGGATATGGGCGACGGCGACGAGTGGCCGACCTTGCGCCGGCAGGTGCTCGACGCCGACATCCTGCTCATCAGCACTCCGGTCTGGCTCGGACATCCGTCGAGCGTGGCACAGCGCGTCCTGGAGCGCCTCGACGCCGAGCTCTCCGAGAAGGGCGACGGCGGGCGACCGATACTCGCAGGCAAAGTGGCGATCGTGAGCGTCGTGGGCAACGAGGACGGAGCTCACAAGACGGTGGCCGACCTGTTCCAGGGTCTCAACGACGTCGGCTACACCATTCCCGCGCAAGGCTGTACCTACTGGAACGGCGCCGCGATGGAGTCCACCGACTACAACGAACTCGACACCGTTCCCAGCGCGGTCGCGGCCGCGACCCAAGCGGCGGCACGCAACGCCGCACACCTGGCTCGCGCGCTCAAGGCCTCGCAGTATCCGCCCTACGAGTAACCCTGGTGGCGAAACCATCACGTGCGGAACAAGTTTGACGCATCGTCGCGTTTTGACGCCGTCACCTGCGGGTATCCCACCCGCGACAGGAGTTGAGCGCCATGAGGAAAACGCAGGGCAAAGACAACGTCGTGCACTCGGGAACGCGACACCACCATCGCGGCCGCAGCCCGCAGTCGATGGCATTGACAGCCGGCTGCCGAATCATCGTCAAGAACGCCGTGCGGCTGTGGGCACTGCAGCCGAATCTGCACTGGCCGTTCGACTCCATCGACCGCATCGCCGGCTGGGCCCCGCACCCGCCTGCGGTATCGATACGCCGGGTCGAACTACCCACCTGCCCCGCTGAGTTGGTGTGCGCGCCAGGGACGTCCGCGCGTCGCGCGGTGCTGTACCTGCACGGCGGGGCGTTTTTGACCTGTGGCCTCAACACGCACAGATCACTCGTCGCCAGGTTGTCGAGTGCGGCCGACGCCGAGATTCTCAACGTCGGCTACCGCATGTTCCCTTCGTACGGACCGTCGGCCGCTGTTGCCGATGCGCTCGACGGGCTGCGCTGGCTCCTACGCCGCGGATACCGTGACCACGAAATCGTACTCGCGGGCGACTCGGCCGGCGGATACCTCGCGCTGGCGACCGCGCTCGAACTCCTACACCGCGGGCGCACCCCCACGGCCGGCGTGGTCGCGATCTCGCCGTTGACCGATCTCGATTCGGCGCACCGGCTGGCACAGCCTCATTCGCGATGCTCGATGTTCACCGCCCGCGCGATGACGGCATTCTCTCGCTATCTCACCGCGCAACGTCGGGGCCGCTTCAACCGGCGGATCGTCTCACCCGTCGATGCGGACCTGGAGAACATGCCGCCGGTGTCGATCCACGTGAGCACGGATGAATTCCTGCTGTCCGACGCGGAATTGATGTATCGGCGGATGGTCGATGCGGGCGCGCAGTGCGACCTGCACCTGTGGGACGGTCAGATCCACGACTTCCCACTGGCCGCAGACATCCTGCCGGAAGGACGGCGGGCACTTCGTTACGTCGGCGATTTCGTGAAGCGAGTTACGCCCGCGTCAGTCGAGGACGCGGTAGCCCGGGATTACGCGAGGGCCGCCTCTCTCTGACCGCCGATTCACCGGTTTGCCTTCGTCCGCCTCGGGTACTCAGCGCGGAGGTCCCACCATGAGAGGAATCGCGGTGAACAACACCCCAAACCCGAAGCAACAACAACTCGAAGGCGCCCGAGTCGACAACGGCAAGGGGTATTTGACCACCCAACAGGGCGTGCGGATCGACCACACCGATGACGCCCTGACAGCCGGTGAACGCGGGCCGACCCTGCTGGAAGACTTCCACGCCAGGGAGAAGGTGACCCACTTCGACCACGAGCGCATTCCGGAACGGGTCGTGCACGCCAGAGGTGCTGGTGCATATGGCTATTTCGAGCCGTATGACGATGGCCTGGCGGATTTCACCGCAGCGAAGTTCCTCACCACACCGGGCTTGCGAACGCCGGTGTTCGTCCGGTTCTCCACCGTGGCAGGCTCACGCGGCTCGGCCGACACCGTCCGTGACGTTCGCGGGTTCGCCACGAAGTTCTATACCGAACAAGGCAACTACGACCTTGTCGGCAACAACTTCCCCGTCTTCTTCATCCAGGACGGCATCAAATTCCCCGACTTCGTCCACGCGGTCAAACCCGAGCCGCACAACGAGATTCCGCAGGCCGCATCGGCGCACAACACCCTGTGGGATTTCGTGTCGCTGCAGCCGGAGACGCTGCACGCGATCATGTGGTTGATGTCCGACCGCGCGCTTCCCCGCAGCTACCGGATGATGCAGGGGTTCGGCGTGCACACGTTCCGCCTCGTGAACGCCTCCGGCCAAGGGGTTTTCGTCAAGTTCCACTGGAAGCCGCTGCTCGGCGTGCATTCGCTCATATGGGAGGAATGCCAGCAGATCGCCGGCAAGGACCCCGATTTCAACCGACGCGATCTGTGGGAGGCCATCGAGGCCGGGCACTATCCGGAATGGGAGCTCGGGGTGCAACTGATTCCCGAGTCCGACGAATTCGACTTCCCCTTCGACTTGCTCGACGCCACCAAGATCGTTCCGGAGGAACGGGTGCCGGTGCTTCCGGTGGGACGGATGGTGCTGGATCGCAATCCGGACAACTTTTTCGCCGAGACCGAACAGGTGGCGTTCCACACGGCCAACCTGGTGCCGGGAATCGATTTCACCAACGATCCGCTGCTGCAGTTCCGCAACTTCTCGTACCTCGACACGCAGCTCATTCGGTTGGGCGGTCCGAACTTCGCCCATCTTCCCGTCAACCGTCCGATCGCCGATGTCCGCAACAACCAGCGCGATGGCTACAGCCAGCACACGATCGCCCAGGGACCGACGAGCTACTACAAGAACACCCTCGGCGGCGGCTGTCCTGCCCTTGCCGACGAGGATGTCTTCCGGCACTACACCGAACGCGTCGACGGCCACAAGATCCGCCGGCGCGCGGAGAGTTTCAAGGACTACTACAGCCAACCACGGTTGTTCTGGGACAGCATGTCCGCGGTCGAGGCCGAGCACATTGTCGCCGCGTTCGCATTCGAACTCGGCAAAGTCGGGCCCGAGACCGGCATACGGCCGCGGGTGGTCGAACAACTCAACCTGATCGACCACGATCTCGCCGCGCGGGTCGCGGCGAAGCTGGGCCTGACCGCACCGGCAGAAGTATCCATCGACGTCCGTCACGCACCGTCACCCGCCTTGTCCCAGCTCAATGCGGTCCCGCACACGATAGACACCCGACGCATCGCCGTCCTGGCGGCAGGCGGGGTCGATGTCCGTGGGATCGAGCGCGCAGCTGCGGCGCTGCGCCGGCTCGGTGCGACGGTCGACATCATCAGCACGGTCGGCGGCGGCACGGTGTGGTGCGACACCGGCCACGAACTCGCCGTGGACCTGGGCATCAACACCACCTCGTCGGCCCTCTACGACGCGGTCCTCGTACCCGGCGGAGCGGAATCCGTCGAACAGCTGACACAAGACGGGTCGATGATTCACTTCGTGAGCGAGGCGTACAAGCACCTCAAGCCCATCGCCGCATTCGGCGCCGGCATCGATGTGCTGCAGGCGGCCGGTGTGAGAACTCGGGTGGCCAACGGATCCGGAGCCGTGTCGGACGACGGGGTCATCACGTCGCGCACGAGCGGCGACGACCTCGACGATGCGTTCATCGGCGCACTCGTCGGAGCGGTCGAACGTCATCGGGTATGGGACCGCGTGACCGACATGATTCCTGCCTGAGAATCGCCGTCCCACTTGTCTGTGACAATTCTGCAAACACTCTCGTCAATTAGGGATGACCTGGGCTTTTACCGCCCGAATTTGCGCAAGCAACCATGAGAAATCCCTTATGCCGATTGTCCATAACGCCGCCGCGACGTAGAGTCATGATCAGGTTGAGTTAGCAGCCAAACACGCGCGTTGGCGCGCAGAGCTACGTGACTCCCTGCGCCCATTGCTTTGAAAACCCAGAGCTCGTTTGCGTGCCATGTATGAATCGACGTTTTTCGATTGATGGAGGCAACGTGTCAATAGTCAACGTGGCGCCCCCCACTGCCGCTGGGCAGTCCGCTCACCGTGGCGACCAGATGGCAGGCTTCAGCACCCGCTGGGTCCGGCCATCGACGGCACTGGTGACCGTCGGCGGCGAACTCGACGCCGCCAACGCCCGCCAATTCGCCGAGTATGCGATGGGGCACATCAGCCGCAGCAAAGAGCTCATCCTCGACCTGCAATCCGTGCAATTCTTCTCGGTGTCCTGCGTTCCCACGCTTCACAACCTGAACATGCGCTGCGCGCGGGAAGGTGTCGGCTGGGCGTTCGTACCGAGCGCCGCAGTGTTGCGGGTCCTCCGAATCTGCGATCCCGATGAACAATTACCCGCCGCACCAACGATCAAGATTGCCTTGTCGAGGCTGCGCAACGGGTTCCCGCCCAGCGCTCCGTACGGGAGCATCGCAACGAATGCCATCTTTGCTGTCTGATCGGCCGCATCCAGGCCGACGTCGGTCGAGATGCGCCTGCGCCGCAGCGTAGTCGGCGGTCCAGGTCTACACCGGGTACGTCGTGGTCGTGGTTTCAGCTACCACACCGACGACGGCCAACGGGTGACCTCGCCGAAGGTGCTGCAACGTATAGAGGAGCTGGTGATCCCGCCGGCCTGGAACAACGTATGGATCTGTCAGCGTCCCGACGGTCACATCCAGGCCGTCGGGACCGACGCGGCGGGCCGCCGTCAGTATCTCTACCACCCGCAGTGGCATGAGGACCGGAGCGAAGAGAAGTTCGATCGCGTCCTGGAAATGTCTGCGCGGCTACCGGACTGGCGTGCCGCCGTGGCGGCGGACCTGCGGCGGCCGGGACTGTCGATGGAGCGGGTGCTCGCTGTCGGCCTGCGGCTGCTGGATCTCGGCTATTTCCGTGCCGGCGGTGATCAATACGCGGAGGAAAACAATTCTTTCGGCATCGCGACGCTGATGGGCGAACACGTCACCGTACATTCGGGCTCAGTCGAATTCGACTATCCCGCGAAAAGTGGTGTGCGTCGCGTCCTCGACATCAAAGACCCGGACACGGTCCGCGCCGTCCGCAGTCTGCGACGCGCGGCCGGATCTGATCATCGCCTGCTGTCGTACCGGAACGGGGACGGGTTCAGCACGGTTCACGCCGACGATCTCAACGCTCGGTTCAAGCAGATGGTCGGTGACGAATACACGGTCAAGGACCTACGCACTTGGCACGGAACGGTTTTGGCGGCTGCGGCATTCGCCGACGCCGATCCCCCGGTCCACGAGAAAGTGATCAAGCGGGTCGAGGCTGCGGTGATGCGCGAGGTCGCCGAGGAACTCGGCAACACGCCGGCCGTTGCGCGCAGCGCCTATGTCGACCCGCGCGTGCCGAAGGCCTATCGGGATGGCCTCACGATCGCGACGAGTGTCCGGCGATCAGCGCACACCAAGGACGCCGACAAACGCCAGGCCATTCTGGGGCGCGGCACAGCACGACTGATCCGCAAGGTGGCGCACTAGCCCTTGGGCACCAATGAGGTGACCGTCGCAGAACCCACCCACCTCGTCAGAATCCAGGTACTTTTCCGTTGCCGAGGTACCTGAGCCCGGCATGCCTGATCTCGGTGGGGTCGAGAAGGTTTCGCGTGTCCAGCACCACAGCAGCCGGTGCCTGCCCGGCAATCCGGAACCAGTCCAGGTCGCGGAACTCCGGCCACTCGGTGAAGACGACGATCGCGTCCGCCGCCTTGGCGGCGAGGTATGCGTCGTCGACAGCGCCGATAGACGACCGGCGCAACGTATCTTGGTCGATCATCGCCAGCCGTGGGTCGTAACCACTCACCTGCGCGCCCAGACTTGCCAGCCGGTCGCTGATGAAGAGCGCGGGCGAATCTCGCACATCGCAGGTGCCCGCCTTGAAGGTCAGACCGAACGCCGCGATCCGCGCTGTCGCGAGCGGACCGGCCATCGATTGCGACAGGGCCGCCACGATGCGGTCGGCCTGGCCCAGGTTCGTATCGCGGGCCGAGGCCACCTCGGCCAGTTCGACCCCGTTGCGGCGCCCGGTATCCAACAGCGCTGCAGTGTCTTTGGGCAGACAGGAGCCGCCCCAGCCTGGGCCGGGCTGCAGGAAGTGCTTACCGATCCGGACATCGGCACCCATACACCGGGCCACATCTGCGACATCGGCGCCGACGCGCGAGCACAGCTGCGCCAGCGAGTTCGCGTACGAGATCTTCACTGCCAGAAACGCGTTGCTGGCGTACTTGGCGAGTTCGGCGCTCTCCGGGCTCATCCGCAGCACCTCGGTGTCTCCCACGCCGTAGACCGTCTGCAGCACGTCTGCGGCCCGGTCATCGGCCGCTCCGATCAGGATCCGATCGGGATGGCGGAAGTCGTAGATCGCGTGGCTCTCCCGCAAGAACTCGGGGTTGGACACCGCCGAGATGCCGGTGCCGTGCAATCGGTCGATCACCATGCGGGTCGTGCCCACCGGCACAGTGGATTTCATCACCACCACCGCCCCGGGGTGCAAGGTCCGGTTCAGCTGGCCGACGGCCGCATCGACAGCAGTGATGTCTGCGGATCCATCTGGCCGGCTCGGGGTGGGTACGCAGACGAACACCACCTCGCACTCGGCCAAGTCCTCGAAACGCCCACTGAATCTCAGGGTCCCGTCGCGCAGCGTCGAAGCCAGCAGCTGCGGAAGGCCCGGTTCGTCGATCGGCGCCTCGCCGGCCGTCAATGTACGCACCCGCTGTGCGTCGACGTCGACGCAGACAGTGGCGTGCCCGCGTTCGGCAAGACATACCGCGGAGGTGAGCCCGACATATCCGGCGCCGACAACTCCGATCCTCATGTCTTCACCCCCAGGACGCCCTCGACCGCTTCGAGGACCCGCTGCGGGGTGATCAGCAGCAGCCCGCGATGGGGCTCGTCACCGTGCGGATCGCCTCTGTCCCCCGCCCACAGCGCGACATGCTCGCCGGGGCCGCGCGGTCCCCAGAGCTTCGGCGGGGTCGGGCCGAACAACAGCACCGACGGGGTACCCGTCGCGGTGGCGATGTGCCCGACCCCCGTGTCGCCGCAGATCAACAGGCGGCAATCGCTGATCAACGCAACCAGGCCGAGGAGCCCGAGAGTGCCTGCCAAAACGGCCGATTGGGGCAGTCCCGCCTGATCGGCCACCGCCCGGGCGAGTTCGATCTCGTTGCTGTCGCCGGTGAGGACTACGTCGTAGCCGGAATTGCGCAACGCCGCGGCCACCGTGGCGAATCGGTCCACGGGCCACCGGCGGGCCGCCGTCGTGGCACCTGGGTGGATGACCACCACGCCGGAGCGGTCGGGGTAGCCTGGCGGCCGACTGATCGCCAGATCCTCTGGATCGCAAGCGATCCCGTACCACTGAAGCAGGGCGCACCAGCGGTCGACCTCGTGCAGGTCGGCGCGCCATGGCGGTCCCTGCACATCGGGATGATCAGCGTGACGATGGCTGAGCATCGATTTCGGTTGCAGCGACGTGAGGTCTGCGATGCTCTCGGGCCCGCTGCCGTGCAGGTTCACCGCGATGTCAGGTACCCGCTGCCGGGGATGCAGGCGTCCCAGACCCGGTGTGGGATCGAGTTCGTCGATCGCCCCCGACAGCATGGCCAGCCGAGAGAACCGCTCCGGCGCGGCAAGTACGATGCGTGCGTCCGGATACGCTCGCCGCAACCCACGCAGTGCCGGAAACCCCGTCAGCAGGTCGCCGAGGCCCAGCGCCCGCAGGACGAGGACATGCGGCGAGTCCGCCGAACTCACGGCCATGACGATTCCGTCGAGGCACAGACCACGAGTTCGCGGATCTCACAGCCGGCGGGCTGCGATAGCGCGAAAACTACTGTCTCCGCGACGTTTTCCGGTTTGTTCAGCACGGCGTCGGTCGGCGGCTTGTACTGGTCGGACCGGCCGTCGAAGAACGGCGTGTACATGCCGCCGGGTATCAGCATCGTGACCCCGACCTCTCCGGCGAGTTCGGCCGCCAACGCGCGGCTGAACCCGACGACGCCGAATTTCGATGCGCAGTATGCGGTTGCATCGCTGACCGCCTTGATGCCCAGGGTCGACGCGCACGTCACGATGCGGCCGCCACTGGCCTTGAGGAAGGGTAGCGCAGAGCGGACGACGGCCGCCGTGCCGAGCAGATTGACGTGGATCACCCGTTCCCAGTCCTTCGCGCTGACATCGGCCAGCTTGCCGCAGGAATCGATGCCCGCGGCGGTGAACAGTCCGTCGATCCTTCTGTCGGCCTGATCGGCCAGCAGGCACACCGCGGAATCGACCGCTTCGGTATCAGCGAGGTCGGCAGCCTGATATGGGACGTCGGCCTGTGGCCGCTTACGGTCGATGACCATCGGTGTCCCACCATGGCGCGCAACGGCTTCGACCGTTGCCGCACCTAGACCGGATGCACCGCCGGTGATGATGACGTTCCCCAAGTTCACGAATTACCCCTTTCGGTCATGGCTGCGTCGCGGATCAACTTCGATGACGAGTAACCGGCGACGGTCGGCAGCAAAACCACCTCACCGCCGTTGCCACGGACGACAGCCGCCTCCGGCAGATCGGCTTCGGTGTAGTCGCCGCCCTTCACCCACACATCCGGACGTAGTGTCTCCAGCTGAGATTCGGGCGAGGACTCGTCGAATATCAGTACGGCATCGACACAGGCCAGTGCCGCAAGCACTCTCGCCCGGTCCAACGCGGTCGTCACGGGCCGTCCCGGCCCTTTGAGCCGCCGTACCGAAGCATCGGAGTTCAGCAGGACCACCAGCGAGTCGCCGAGCTGGCCGGCCTGGTGCAAAAGTCGTACGTGGCCGGTGTGCAGTAGGTCGAAGCAGCCTCCCGTGGCCACCAACTTGCCCGGTCTGGCCCGCAGGTGGTCGCGAACCTGGGCGGCGTCCGTGGTGATCATCGCCGGCCCGTCGGTCCCGCGACCCGGCGTACCCACGGCCACCGGAGTGGAAACCGCCACGGCGCCACCGGTGGCGACGAACCGGCTGGCGGCGGTGACCGCGGCCTGAACCGCCGTGACGATGTCGGCACCGTCGGCCAACGCGCGCGTTGCCGCGACCGCGAACCGATCTCCCGCGCCACAGGCGTCGGTACGGCCGGTGCCCGCTCGGGCCGACGGTGGCACCGGCACATGCGTGGTGTCACCGGTGTCGGTGGACAGCACGGCGCCGTCGGAGCCGAGCGTCACGCAGACGCCGTGGGCTTGCCATTTCTGCCTCAGCGCATCCGCCGAACACGACTGCGCCTCACCCTGGTTTGGAGTCACGAGTCGGCATCCAGCGACGGGATCGGCGCCGCGCGGATGCGGATCCCACACCACGGGTACGCGCTGCGCGGCCGACTCGATCAGCGTGCGCAACGCCGGATGCGCAGTCACCCCGCGCCCGTAGTCGGCCACACACACCGCAGCCGCGTCGTCGAACGCTTCGACGACGGGTGCGGGAAGGGTCCCCGCAGGCACCGTACCGTCGCCGTGGTCCAGCCGCAGCACGGACTGTCCGGTGGCGCGGATTCGGGTCTTACACGCAGTCGTGCCGCTCAGCCGCAGCCGAGCCACCGTCACGCCCGCCGACTCGAGCAGTTCGGTGAGTTCGTGCCCCTCGGCGTCGTCGGCGATCGCGGTCACCAGAATCACGTCCGAATCCGTGCGAGCTGCCAGCACAGCCGCCAGGCCCGCCCCACCGGGACGATGCCAGACCCGCTCCGCATCGACGACCGGAACCGGCGCCTCGGGGCTCAACCGGGTCGCACTGCCATCGATGTCGATGTCGAGCATGCAGTCCCCCACCACGACGATGGGCCTGGCCATCAGACACCCCCCGGCACGCCAGAGGTGCCCAACACGACATCGTCGAGCGCGATGCACAACGAATGCACGAGCAGCAGATGGATCTCCTGAACGGTCGCGGTGCTCGGCGCCTCGACACAGATCGCGTCGTCGCACATGGACGCCAACGGATTGGGCGCGGGCCCGGTCAGCGCCCACGTGGTCAGGCCGATGTCATGTGCCGCCTTGACCGCCGAGAGCACGTTCGGGCTGGTGCCGCTGGTCGACAGTGCCACCAGCACGTCGCCGGGTCGGCCGTGTGCCCGCACGCCGCGGGCGAACATGTCTTCGATGCCGTAGTCGTTGCAGATCGCGGTCAGCGCGGACGTCTCGGCGTGTAGAGAAATGGCCGACAACGGGATTCGTTCATCCTTGAATCGGCCCACGAGCTCTGCGGTGAGATGCTGCGCTTCCGCGGCGCTTCCACCGTTGCCGCAGGCCAGCAGCCGACCGCCGCCCGTCAGTACGGCTGCGAGGTGCTCTCCCCACCGGGTCAGTCGCGCGGTCTCGCAGTCGATGCGATCCACCGCATTGGTCAGAGCGTGCATGTGCGAAGCAATCATGTTGTCCTACCTCCGTATTGATCGACAGCGGCCAACATCTCGGCATCGGTGATGCCATCGAGGCACGGATGCCCGGGTACCGGGCACTGCCGCGCCCGGGTCAGCCGACACGGGGCCGTTTGGTCGCCAAGCCGGATCACGTTGCGGCCGTACGGAAGCCACTGCGATGCGGGCACTACCGGCGCGAACAGCGACACGACCGGTGTTCCGACGGCCGCGGCCAGATGCGCCGGGCCCGTGTTGGGTACCACGACGACCCGGGATCTGGCGTATACCGTGGCCAGCGTCGCCAGTGAGGTTCTTCCGCCGAGATCGACTGCGGCGTCACCGGCCACCCGGGCGGTCAGGGCGTGTTCGGAGTGGTCGCCGGTGACCAGCACCCGGTAGCCGGCGGCGGTGAGTGCGTGCACCATTGCCGCGCTGCGGCCGACTGTCGGGCGCCGAGCGGGCACCGCCGCACCGGGGTGAAACACCACATACGGTGCCACCCGGGTGATTTCATCGAGATCGGGCGGCAATGCCGAGGCGACGTCGACCCTCAGCGCGCCGTCGTCGCCGCTCGGCAAGGCGCATCCGGCGGCGTTGACCAAGGACAACGCCCGCTCCGGTTCCGGCACCCCCGGTTCGGCGTGATGCCGAAGATCCAGCAGCGTGCCCGGATAGTCCTCGCTGATGGCACCGATCCACGGCACCCCGGCCATGCGACCGATCAGGGCCAGTGGCAGCGGTGACTGGTGGAACGACGTGAAGATGAACATCCGATCGGGCCCGACGTCACGCAATTGTTTGACCAGTGACTCGACATGGCCGGAGGTGAGCTCCGGGGAGTCGAAATCCACCCAGGGCGCCTGCCATTCGATGACGTCGGCAACGGCGGGCAGCAACCGTGCGGCCTCGCTGCCGCGCGGTCCCGCCACGAAGACGACGGGGCCGTGGCGGCTCGCGACCGCACGCACGGCGGGGCCGGTGATCAAGACGTCGCCCGCACTGTCGAGCCGGGCCACCACCGCGGTCATCGCGCCCCCTGCAGAACGAGCTCAACCGCATCCTGAAGAGTCGCCGCGACCCGCGCGACGGCACGTGCCTCGGTGACCTCGTCGGGCAATGTGCGTTCAGTGGGAACCAGAATCGCGGCGGCCCCGGCTGCGAGCGCGGCACGCACGTCGCCTCCGGTATCGCCGATCAGCACGCATCGGCGCGGCTCGATGCCGAGCACTTCGGCAGCCGCTCGTACCATCCCTGGCTCGGGCTTGCGGCAACCACATCCGGCCTGCTCTGCATGCACACACACCTGCCAAGAATCGAACGGGCCCATAAGTTCGTTGACCCGCGCGTTGACCGCGTCGAGTTGGTCGGTGCTGATCAGTCCGCGTGCCACACCGGACTGATTGGACACCACAGCCAGGAGCAGTCCGCGTTGCCGAAGACGCTCGATCGCCTCCACAGCGCCGGCCACCGGCTGCACACCGGCAGGATCGTTGAGATACGGGATGTCCTTGATGATGGTGTCGTCGCGGTCGAACAGTACGGCAAGCCACGGATCCCGGTGCGAGTCAAGGAATTCCCACTCGCCGCGCAGCCGTTGCGCCACTGCGACAGGAGGAATCACGATGCTGGTGACCAGCATCTTGACCGCCTCGACGGGCGTGCGTCGTCCCGCAAGGAACCGGCGCACGGCGAAATCGGTTGTCAGTGAACACCACGAGGCGCGCGCGAGCCACGACACCGGCGGTGGTGTCGCGAGCGAGAGGACCGCCGCGATCGTCGTCGCCGTATGCAACGGCAAGCGTCCGCGTCCCTCGCCCACCGCCGAACGCCAACCGCGCCCATGCTTGCGGCGCATCAGTGCGTCGTCTCGATTGCCCCGCTGCGCACGCACACTGGCTCCCCACGAGGCGCGGGACAACGAATGGCGCGAGCGCCGGGCACCACGCGCAATCGACTCGCCGGTCAGTGTGATGCGCAGAGCGAGATCCGAGTCTTCGCGATAGGCCCGGGGAAATCGCTCGTCGAACCCGCCCACGGCCACCAGTGCGCTACGCCGATATGCCATATCGGCGGTGATCCATTGAGCGTCGGCGAGCCGCTGGGTTCGGCGTTGGTCATCGGTGCTGCGCCGCCCGTACGGCGCGGGCACTTCGATGACCGCCTGCGAGCCGACGGCCCCGGCCGCCTCGGCATCGAGCAGGTCCTGGTAAAGCGCAGTGAGCCAATCGATTTGCGGAAGAACGTCGTCGTCGAGGAAACAGATCCAGTCCGTCGCGCAGCTGCGCCAGCCGACATTGCGCGCCGCTGCGGGACCACGCCCGCCGGAGCGCAGCAGCTTGACCGGCAGTGTCGCGGTGGTCAGCAGCGGCGGGTCAGGATCGACGCGATCGTCCACGACGACCACCGCGTCCGGCGCCGGGCCCGCGGAGTGCTCCAACGCCAACAGCAACCGCTGCAACGTCGCTCGCCCGATCGTCGGTATCACGATCGCGAAGCTCACAGTCGCCTCCGGACCACGAACGGCCCGATCGCCAGCAGGTCGATCGGTGCGCTGCCGAAACATTCGAGGGCGTCCCGCGGCGAATCGACCATCGGCCGACCGGCGGTGTTGAAGCTGGTATTGACGATCACCGGCACCCCGGTGCGATCGCAGAACCGACTGATGGTGCCGTACAACAACGGATCGGTCCCGTCGACCGTCTGGATCCGAGCGGTACCGTCGACGTGCGTGACGGCCGGGATCCGCGGCTGCCATTCGGCTGCTACGTCGTGCACGAACAGCATGTAGGGGCTGGGAATCGGCCCGCCCGAGAAGATCTCGTGCGCGCGTTCGGCCAGCACCATGGGCGCAACGGGCCGGAATTGCTCACGGCCCTTCACCGCGTTGAGGCGCTCGACATTGGCCGCACTGCGTGGATCGGCCAGCAGG
It encodes the following:
- a CDS encoding flavodoxin family protein: MAETPLQVLGLICTLKPGPADSSSALMAQHVMDAFAPWGVTYGLERCADYHIAPGVAADMGDGDEWPTLRRQVLDADILLISTPVWLGHPSSVAQRVLERLDAELSEKGDGGRPILAGKVAIVSVVGNEDGAHKTVADLFQGLNDVGYTIPAQGCTYWNGAAMESTDYNELDTVPSAVAAATQAAARNAAHLARALKASQYPPYE
- a CDS encoding STAS domain-containing protein, which gives rise to MSIVNVAPPTAAGQSAHRGDQMAGFSTRWVRPSTALVTVGGELDAANARQFAEYAMGHISRSKELILDLQSVQFFSVSCVPTLHNLNMRCAREGVGWAFVPSAAVLRVLRICDPDEQLPAAPTIKIALSRLRNGFPPSAPYGSIATNAIFAV
- a CDS encoding DNA topoisomerase IB, with the protein product MRLRRSVVGGPGLHRVRRGRGFSYHTDDGQRVTSPKVLQRIEELVIPPAWNNVWICQRPDGHIQAVGTDAAGRRQYLYHPQWHEDRSEEKFDRVLEMSARLPDWRAAVAADLRRPGLSMERVLAVGLRLLDLGYFRAGGDQYAEENNSFGIATLMGEHVTVHSGSVEFDYPAKSGVRRVLDIKDPDTVRAVRSLRRAAGSDHRLLSYRNGDGFSTVHADDLNARFKQMVGDEYTVKDLRTWHGTVLAAAAFADADPPVHEKVIKRVEAAVMREVAEELGNTPAVARSAYVDPRVPKAYRDGLTIATSVRRSAHTKDADKRQAILGRGTARLIRKVAH
- a CDS encoding catalase, whose protein sequence is MNNTPNPKQQQLEGARVDNGKGYLTTQQGVRIDHTDDALTAGERGPTLLEDFHAREKVTHFDHERIPERVVHARGAGAYGYFEPYDDGLADFTAAKFLTTPGLRTPVFVRFSTVAGSRGSADTVRDVRGFATKFYTEQGNYDLVGNNFPVFFIQDGIKFPDFVHAVKPEPHNEIPQAASAHNTLWDFVSLQPETLHAIMWLMSDRALPRSYRMMQGFGVHTFRLVNASGQGVFVKFHWKPLLGVHSLIWEECQQIAGKDPDFNRRDLWEAIEAGHYPEWELGVQLIPESDEFDFPFDLLDATKIVPEERVPVLPVGRMVLDRNPDNFFAETEQVAFHTANLVPGIDFTNDPLLQFRNFSYLDTQLIRLGGPNFAHLPVNRPIADVRNNQRDGYSQHTIAQGPTSYYKNTLGGGCPALADEDVFRHYTERVDGHKIRRRAESFKDYYSQPRLFWDSMSAVEAEHIVAAFAFELGKVGPETGIRPRVVEQLNLIDHDLAARVAAKLGLTAPAEVSIDVRHAPSPALSQLNAVPHTIDTRRIAVLAAGGVDVRGIERAAAALRRLGATVDIISTVGGGTVWCDTGHELAVDLGINTTSSALYDAVLVPGGAESVEQLTQDGSMIHFVSEAYKHLKPIAAFGAGIDVLQAAGVRTRVANGSGAVSDDGVITSRTSGDDLDDAFIGALVGAVERHRVWDRVTDMIPA
- a CDS encoding alpha/beta hydrolase, whose product is MRKTQGKDNVVHSGTRHHHRGRSPQSMALTAGCRIIVKNAVRLWALQPNLHWPFDSIDRIAGWAPHPPAVSIRRVELPTCPAELVCAPGTSARRAVLYLHGGAFLTCGLNTHRSLVARLSSAADAEILNVGYRMFPSYGPSAAVADALDGLRWLLRRGYRDHEIVLAGDSAGGYLALATALELLHRGRTPTAGVVAISPLTDLDSAHRLAQPHSRCSMFTARAMTAFSRYLTAQRRGRFNRRIVSPVDADLENMPPVSIHVSTDEFLLSDAELMYRRMVDAGAQCDLHLWDGQIHDFPLAADILPEGRRALRYVGDFVKRVTPASVEDAVARDYARAASL